A region of Bradyrhizobium sp. SZCCHNS1050 DNA encodes the following proteins:
- a CDS encoding amino acid ABC transporter permease has translation MLANFDFDVIRRSLSYLFIDGMTFTLTLTALSATGGLVFGTLIALMRLSGYRVMGFIAGLYVDFMRSLPLVLVIFWFYFLVPYIGQWITGSSRPIKVGAFASSLITFILFEAAYFSEIMRAGIQSISRGQPAAASALGLTYAQTMRYVVLPQAFRNMLPVLLTQTIVLFQDTSLVYVLSIPDFLGAASKVAQRDGRLVEMYLFAALVYFTISCVASYGVRRLQSRISIIR, from the coding sequence ATGCTGGCCAATTTCGATTTCGACGTCATCCGCCGCTCGCTGAGCTATCTTTTCATCGACGGCATGACCTTCACGCTGACCTTGACGGCGCTGTCGGCGACGGGCGGTCTTGTGTTCGGCACCCTGATCGCGCTGATGCGGCTGTCCGGCTATCGGGTGATGGGCTTTATCGCCGGGCTCTATGTCGACTTCATGCGCTCGCTGCCGCTGGTTCTGGTGATCTTCTGGTTCTACTTCCTGGTGCCCTATATCGGGCAGTGGATCACCGGCTCGTCGCGGCCGATCAAGGTCGGCGCGTTCGCGTCCTCCCTGATCACCTTCATCCTGTTCGAGGCGGCCTATTTCTCCGAGATCATGCGCGCCGGCATCCAGTCGATCTCGCGCGGCCAGCCGGCCGCGGCCTCGGCGCTCGGCCTGACCTATGCGCAGACCATGCGCTACGTCGTGTTGCCGCAGGCGTTCCGCAACATGCTGCCGGTGCTGCTGACCCAGACCATCGTGCTGTTCCAGGACACGTCGCTGGTCTACGTGCTCTCGATTCCGGACTTCCTCGGCGCTGCTTCGAAAGTCGCCCAGCGCGACGGCCGCCTGGTCGAGATGTACCTGTTCGCGGCCCTGGTCTACTTCACCATCTCCTGTGTCGCGTCCTACGGCGTCCGCCGCCTGCAGTCGCGCATCTCCATCATCAGATAG
- a CDS encoding amino acid ABC transporter permease — MNYTWNWHIFLEPNPTGAGTYFDMLLAGLKVTIVTSLSAWVIALICGTIVGILRSLPSKLATWIAFAYVEFFRNMPLLVQLFLWFFVLPELLPPTIGLWLKQMPNAPFYTAAVGIGLFMSARVAVQLAAGIGSLPRGQKLAATALGLTTLQAYRYVLLPMAFRIILPPLTSEFLNTVKNSAVAITIGLIELTGAARAMQEFSFQVFEAFSAATLMYLVINVIVVIGMRLLERAVAVPGYITGK, encoded by the coding sequence GTGAACTACACCTGGAACTGGCACATCTTCCTGGAGCCGAACCCGACCGGGGCCGGCACCTATTTCGACATGCTGCTGGCGGGGCTGAAGGTCACCATCGTGACCTCGCTGTCGGCCTGGGTGATCGCGCTGATCTGCGGCACGATCGTCGGCATCCTGCGCAGCTTGCCGTCCAAGCTGGCGACCTGGATCGCCTTCGCCTATGTCGAGTTCTTCCGCAACATGCCGCTTTTGGTGCAGCTGTTCCTGTGGTTCTTCGTGCTGCCGGAGCTGTTGCCGCCCACGATCGGCCTGTGGCTGAAGCAGATGCCCAATGCGCCATTCTATACGGCGGCCGTCGGCATCGGCCTGTTCATGTCGGCGCGTGTCGCCGTGCAATTGGCGGCCGGCATCGGCTCGCTGCCGCGCGGCCAGAAGCTGGCGGCGACCGCGCTCGGCCTCACCACCTTGCAGGCCTACCGCTACGTGCTGCTGCCGATGGCTTTCCGCATCATCCTGCCGCCGCTGACGTCCGAATTTCTCAACACGGTCAAGAACAGCGCCGTCGCAATCACGATCGGTCTGATCGAACTGACGGGCGCTGCGCGCGCCATGCAGGAATTCTCGTTCCAGGTGTTCGAGGCCTTCAGCGCCGCCACCTTGATGTATCTCGTCATCAACGTCATCGTCGTGATCGGCATGCGGCTCCTGGAGCGCGCGGTGGCGGTCCCTGGCTACATCACGGGCAAATGA